A single window of Pseudomonadota bacterium DNA harbors:
- a CDS encoding IS3 family transposase (programmed frameshift), whose protein sequence is MSPIEVITSVERRRYWSAEQKRAMVEEAEQPGNSISSVARKYEVHPNQLFKWRHLIHEGSLVAARSEESVVPLSEVKQLRAQIRELQRLLGKKTMEVEILKDAIEIARGKKTDIAVTLIRKGLYPVKTITDALAVSRSNQYTRGKTKRGRYNPRPDDTRYLSLIRKITDEKPTYGYRRVTAILNREIEHRINHKRIYRIMRINHLLLPKYTGRPTRLHTGTIITLASNMRWCSDGFEILCFNGDRVRVAFAMDCSDREVMSYIATTKGITSEMVKDLMAESIEYRFGKADRVPHRIEWLTDNGSAYTAHDTIRFARMMGFEVCTTPYYSPESNGMAESFIKTFKRDYVQINDIKDARTVMEQLPFWFEDYNEKMKSPREHRRALDKLEGCPV, encoded by the exons ATGAGTCCGATAGAGGTCATTACATCAGTTGAGAGAAGAAGGTATTGGAGTGCAGAACAGAAAAGAGCCATGGTAGAGGAAGCCGAGCAACCAGGCAATAGTATTTCTTCCGTAGCAAGAAAATATGAAGTTCATCCTAACCAGCTCTTCAAGTGGAGACATCTCATACATGAAGGGTCTCTTGTAGCTGCCAGATCAGAGGAATCTGTTGTTCCTCTATCGGAAGTAAAGCAGCTTCGGGCACAGATACGGGAACTGCAACGGCTACTCGGCAAAAAGACTATGGAAGTAGAAATCTTAAAGGATGCTATCGAGATTGCCCGTG GAAAAAAAACTGATATCGCGGTCACCCTTATCCGGAAAGGACTCTACCCTGTGAAGACAATTACCGATGCACTGGCAGTATCCCGTTCCAACCAGTATACACGGGGAAAGACCAAAAGGGGCAGATATAACCCTAGGCCCGATGATACACGGTATCTTTCCCTTATCCGGAAGATCACCGATGAAAAACCCACATATGGCTATCGGAGGGTAACAGCTATTCTTAACCGTGAAATTGAACACAGGATAAACCATAAACGGATATACCGGATTATGAGGATCAACCATCTTCTTTTGCCGAAATACACCGGAAGACCGACACGTCTCCATACAGGGACGATCATAACCCTTGCCAGCAACATGCGCTGGTGTTCCGACGGCTTTGAGATTCTCTGCTTTAATGGTGATAGGGTTCGTGTTGCCTTTGCCATGGATTGCTCCGACCGGGAAGTTATGAGTTATATAGCCACCACAAAAGGAATAACCTCTGAGATGGTAAAAGACCTCATGGCAGAATCAATTGAATACCGTTTTGGTAAGGCAGATAGAGTCCCTCACAGAATTGAGTGGCTTACTGACAATGGTTCTGCCTATACTGCCCATGACACCATCCGATTTGCCAGGATGATGGGGTTTGAAGTCTGTACAACTCCATACTACAGTCCTGAATCAAACGGAATGGCCGAGTCCTTTATCAAAACGTTTAAACGGGATTATGTACAGATAAATGACATAAAAGATGCACGAACGGTTATGGAACAACTCCCTTTCTGGTTTGAAGATTATAATGAAAAAATGAAATCACCGAGGGAGCACAGGAGAGCATTAGATAAGTTAGAAGGGTGTCCGGTTTGA